The nucleotide sequence AGATCAGGACGGTGCTGGGAACGAAGATGGCAAAGGAGGCCACGAGCGCGCCCAGGATGCCCCGCACCTGCCAGCCGACCAGGGTGACCAGCAGGGACCCCGGGCCGGGGGTGATTCGCGACAGGGCGAACAGGTCCAGGAACTGGGCGTCGTTCATCCAGCCATAGGCATCGACGGCCTGGCGGTGGATGTCGGCGACCACGCTCTGGCCGCCGCCCACGGTCAGGAAGGACAAGGGCGCGAAGACGGTAAACAGGTCCAGCAGGCTGGAACCGCTGCTCATGGCTGGTCCCCGCCCCGGCGCAGGCGCAGATAGGCCAGCAGGATGGAGAGCGGCGCCATGGCGCCCACGACCCACAGCAGGGGCAGGCCGGCGATGAAGATC is from Bordetella bronchialis and encodes:
- a CDS encoding chromate transporter — translated: MSSGSSLLDLFTVFAPLSFLTVGGGQSVVADIHRQAVDAYGWMNDAQFLDLFALSRITPGPGSLLVTLVGWQVRGILGALVASFAIFVPSTVLIYALARVWQRYNGRLWIRAIEAGLAPVAAGMILAASCTILRAAEGGAWAWAVAIASTVLLLRTRISPFLLLGGGALAFFLALR